One Obesumbacterium proteus DNA window includes the following coding sequences:
- the tssJ gene encoding type VI secretion system lipoprotein TssJ, whose translation MSIFASKPRTLQAAAMALSVLVLAGCGLTQSVADGTASVTKSIFYKQIKTLHLDFSAREALNTDANDMSALSVPTLVRVYQLRDSKAFEQLDYQSLLVDGDASLKADLLSEREVVVKPGTGASLNMPMEKEAKFVAVVGLFRMPDMQKNSWRLVIDREDLLPDDSRIIELRNNALSLKPVKD comes from the coding sequence ATGTCAATTTTCGCTTCTAAGCCCCGTACATTACAGGCGGCAGCGATGGCGTTGTCCGTATTGGTATTGGCGGGCTGTGGCCTGACGCAGAGCGTAGCAGACGGCACGGCGTCGGTGACCAAATCGATATTTTATAAGCAGATCAAAACGCTGCATCTGGATTTCAGCGCCCGCGAGGCGCTTAACACCGACGCCAACGACATGAGCGCGCTGTCGGTGCCTACGCTGGTGCGGGTTTATCAACTGCGCGATAGCAAAGCGTTCGAACAGCTGGATTACCAAAGCCTGCTGGTGGACGGCGATGCAAGCCTGAAGGCGGATTTGCTCAGCGAACGTGAAGTGGTGGTGAAACCCGGCACCGGTGCGTCGCTGAATATGCCGATGGAAAAAGAAGCCAAGTTTGTGGCGGTCGTTGGGCTTTTCCGTATGCCTGATATGCAGAAAAATAGCTGGCGGTTGGTTATCGACCGCGAAGATTTGCTGCCTGACGATTCTCGGATTATTGAGCTGAGAAATAACGCGCTTAGCCTTAAACCGGTGAAGGACTAG
- the tssE gene encoding type VI secretion system baseplate subunit TssE: MTSQNPSLYEMLTLNFGGELDLQRVNERDRVILSVLDNMQRILNSRAGTLAHLPDYGLPDMSQILQGMPGSAHGLLSLLSATLLKYEPRLESLSITLLPQTRSGHLEYTLEAQLKELGLVRFGTEFAPEGKVLVRHLKQQQFVSA; encoded by the coding sequence ATGACGTCTCAAAACCCTTCATTGTATGAAATGCTGACGCTGAACTTTGGCGGCGAGCTGGATTTGCAACGGGTGAACGAACGCGATCGGGTGATTTTATCGGTGCTCGATAACATGCAGCGCATCCTGAATAGCCGCGCTGGCACTTTGGCGCATCTGCCCGACTATGGTCTGCCCGATATGAGCCAGATCTTGCAAGGTATGCCGGGATCGGCGCATGGGCTGCTGTCGCTGTTGTCGGCGACGTTATTGAAGTATGAACCGCGCCTTGAAAGCCTGTCGATTACGCTGCTTCCCCAAACGCGCAGCGGCCATCTGGAATACACCCTTGAGGCTCAGCTCAAAGAGCTGGGTCTGGTGCGCTTCGGCACGGAGTTTGCGCCTGAGGGAAAAGTGTTGGTGCGCCATCTCAAACAGCAACAGTTTGTTTCCGCTTAG
- a CDS encoding VasL domain-containing protein: MASFSEQHLRTGGDPRTLSEFTALRDELNKLTHPARPDVDWQKVEQLCLGLFRQNGVELQTTAYYTLARAHRAGLAGIEEGLVLVDGLLTHQWPVFWPAQTHARMEILGWLATRLQQLLRGYVFKYGDLPIIYRTETLLEHLGEVLARLELKHLSQLDGLYHLMHNTALRLESLDGDNTIQGGSTLAARPSMSIAGPEMQDDSPLVYVVQAEAKPVIMRVENSATGIQKSHWVGFAAGLICMALVGGAGLWGWNTWHQEPVRNVLLATVEPLPQPLSPAQMNTLRTEKADKLPTLTNDMVAATQKQLENMNSLPALWSLNYASQLVKQAQTLWPQTPAVDQLAAGWLLNLNAQAAASDTLGDWHMAQSRLQLLANKLNGLDEQRGKYMTVSELKSSIFAIQQPLVKSPPLEELLRQLSEQQNAGKVSPALVRQIDNRFKQLQSRYMLLMMEPRSL; the protein is encoded by the coding sequence ATGGCTTCTTTCTCCGAACAACATTTACGTACCGGCGGCGATCCGCGCACCCTGAGCGAATTTACCGCCCTGCGCGATGAGCTGAATAAGCTTACGCACCCCGCACGTCCTGACGTCGATTGGCAAAAAGTGGAACAGCTGTGTTTGGGGCTGTTTCGTCAAAACGGGGTTGAGCTGCAAACTACCGCGTATTACACGCTGGCACGCGCACATCGCGCAGGATTGGCGGGCATTGAAGAGGGGCTGGTGCTTGTCGATGGTCTGCTGACGCATCAGTGGCCGGTATTTTGGCCTGCGCAAACGCACGCGCGCATGGAAATTCTTGGCTGGCTCGCCACGCGCCTGCAACAGTTACTGCGCGGCTATGTGTTTAAATACGGTGACTTGCCGATTATTTATCGCACTGAAACGCTGCTGGAACACTTGGGCGAAGTGCTGGCGCGTCTGGAGCTGAAGCATCTGAGCCAGCTAGATGGTTTGTATCATCTAATGCATAACACCGCGCTTCGGCTGGAAAGTCTGGATGGTGATAATACGATTCAGGGCGGCAGCACGCTGGCGGCGCGCCCGTCGATGTCGATAGCCGGGCCTGAGATGCAGGATGATTCACCGCTGGTGTATGTGGTTCAAGCCGAAGCAAAACCGGTGATTATGCGGGTGGAAAACAGCGCGACCGGCATTCAGAAAAGTCATTGGGTTGGTTTTGCGGCGGGATTAATTTGCATGGCGCTGGTGGGCGGTGCAGGTCTGTGGGGCTGGAATACGTGGCATCAGGAGCCCGTGCGCAATGTGCTGTTGGCCACGGTCGAACCGTTGCCGCAGCCGTTATCACCCGCGCAGATGAATACGCTGCGAACCGAGAAAGCCGACAAGCTGCCAACGTTGACCAATGACATGGTGGCGGCAACGCAAAAGCAGTTGGAAAATATGAATTCATTACCTGCACTTTGGTCGCTGAACTATGCCTCTCAACTGGTTAAGCAGGCGCAAACGCTGTGGCCGCAGACGCCAGCGGTCGATCAGCTGGCCGCCGGTTGGCTGCTCAATTTGAATGCGCAGGCAGCCGCCAGTGATACGTTGGGTGATTGGCATATGGCACAAAGCCGTCTGCAACTGCTCGCCAATAAGCTCAATGGATTAGACGAGCAGCGCGGGAAATATATGACCGTTTCTGAGCTGAAATCATCTATTTTTGCCATTCAACAGCCGCTGGTGAAATCACCGCCGCTGGAAGAACTGCTGCGCCAACTGTCTGAACAGCAAAACGCCGGAAAAGTCTCTCCGGCGCTGGTTCGGCAGATCGACAATCGTTTTAAGCAGCTGCAAAGCCGCTATATGTTATTGATGATGGAACCGAGATCGTTATAA
- a CDS encoding DUF3772 domain-containing protein yields the protein MLKMLKTYALLMMLLATPLMSHAANGSTQQVTASTQVDSGVLQKRLDTIKQQVANAQHEKLLGQLNSETLQLAEEADAKAAELTPEIAQIQAQLDVLGPKAADETPEVTQQRTSLNRTKTQLDKQIEQINAVKTNAANLSTQINNLRRSALKSQIALNSGTILGQSFWSPVLNSQNHDLDKFSDFNQQLSDAWDNAWQPGWKAGSVFYLLLALAFGVFSHTVLDKPVSAMMQRWLPEGRLRRSVLAFSTTVLTAVMLGTSAHFLCYLLIRLPDTSPMLVEFAQTLVRLTVFSSLIAGLGNALLSNRHPSWRLPNISDNAAKALAPFPTLIATAVFIFSILEQLNNLVGASIAATVFCSGLLSLLVALIAIFMAVRVTRLRHGRNTNNEQVSARSALAGFIHLAISATSFAIIISLLTGYILLARFLTYELIWVWLVLACLYLLIHLMTDLCESVFTPSNHSGKILKSTLSLSDRHLSLAATLFAAVGKTVLVLFAVIALLSGTYGSTTPLALLQKVIEIWRGKGLGGFTIIPAHALNAVLCLVIGWYILRTARRWLDNDFLPKTMMDRGMRASLVTLFTNVGYVLIILLTLSTLGIEWNKLAWIVSALSVGIGFGLQEIVKNFISGLILLTERPVKVGDLISISGVEGDIRRINVRATEIQLSDRSTVIVPNSQLISQNVRNATMGNAQGVVTIALTFPLDIDPEQTRALLLDAYHQHVAIQPAPAPSVSFKELGPNGIVLSVTGYVASPRVVSGTKSDLLYEILKRLRAAGINLSQSQTMVIERAPAALTEE from the coding sequence ATGCTGAAGATGCTAAAAACCTACGCACTGTTGATGATGTTGCTCGCCACGCCGCTCATGAGTCATGCCGCGAACGGTAGCACGCAACAGGTGACAGCGAGTACGCAAGTCGATAGCGGCGTGTTGCAGAAAAGACTCGATACCATCAAGCAACAGGTTGCCAACGCCCAGCACGAAAAATTACTCGGCCAGCTCAACAGCGAGACGCTACAGCTGGCCGAAGAGGCCGATGCCAAGGCCGCCGAACTCACCCCTGAAATCGCACAGATTCAGGCCCAGCTCGACGTACTCGGCCCCAAAGCCGCCGATGAAACACCGGAAGTCACCCAGCAAAGAACGTCGCTAAACCGCACCAAAACCCAGCTAGATAAGCAAATTGAGCAAATTAATGCGGTAAAAACCAATGCTGCCAATCTCTCTACCCAAATTAATAACCTGCGTCGCTCAGCGCTAAAATCTCAAATCGCCCTTAACTCAGGCACCATTCTGGGGCAAAGTTTTTGGTCCCCAGTACTCAATTCCCAGAATCACGATCTGGATAAATTCAGCGATTTTAATCAACAGCTCAGCGACGCGTGGGATAACGCCTGGCAACCCGGCTGGAAAGCTGGATCGGTATTTTATCTCTTGCTGGCGCTGGCCTTTGGCGTATTCAGCCATACGGTGCTAGATAAACCGGTCAGCGCCATGATGCAGCGCTGGCTGCCCGAAGGACGCCTACGCCGCAGCGTTCTCGCCTTCAGTACCACCGTGCTCACCGCCGTCATGCTCGGCACCAGCGCCCATTTTCTCTGCTATCTGCTCATTCGCCTGCCCGACACCTCGCCGATGCTGGTTGAATTTGCACAAACGCTGGTACGGCTCACCGTCTTCTCCAGCCTGATTGCCGGACTGGGTAATGCATTACTCTCCAATCGCCATCCTTCTTGGCGACTGCCCAACATCTCCGATAACGCCGCCAAAGCCTTAGCGCCTTTTCCAACGCTAATTGCCACCGCCGTTTTCATTTTCAGCATTCTTGAACAGCTCAATAATTTGGTCGGTGCCAGCATCGCCGCCACGGTTTTTTGCAGCGGATTATTGTCACTGTTGGTGGCACTGATTGCGATTTTCATGGCGGTGCGCGTTACCCGACTACGCCATGGACGAAACACCAATAACGAGCAGGTTAGCGCACGCTCGGCGCTGGCTGGATTTATCCATCTGGCGATCAGCGCCACCTCGTTTGCCATTATTATCTCCCTGCTCACCGGCTACATTCTGCTGGCTCGTTTTCTGACTTATGAGCTGATCTGGGTATGGCTGGTTTTGGCCTGTTTATACCTGCTGATTCACCTGATGACCGACCTCTGCGAAAGCGTATTTACGCCCAGCAACCACTCAGGAAAAATACTCAAAAGTACGCTCAGCCTCAGCGATCGCCATCTTTCGTTAGCCGCGACATTGTTCGCCGCGGTGGGCAAAACGGTGTTGGTACTGTTTGCGGTTATCGCGCTGCTGAGCGGAACCTATGGCTCCACCACCCCGCTCGCCCTGCTACAAAAAGTGATCGAAATCTGGCGCGGCAAAGGGCTAGGCGGCTTCACGATCATTCCTGCGCACGCCCTAAATGCCGTGCTGTGCTTAGTCATTGGCTGGTACATTCTGCGCACCGCACGCCGTTGGTTGGATAACGACTTCCTGCCAAAAACCATGATGGATCGCGGCATGCGAGCCTCGCTGGTAACGCTGTTTACCAACGTCGGCTACGTGCTGATTATCTTACTCACGCTCTCCACACTCGGCATTGAGTGGAACAAGCTGGCGTGGATCGTCAGCGCCCTCTCGGTTGGGATCGGTTTTGGCCTGCAAGAGATTGTGAAAAACTTTATCTCCGGCCTGATTTTGCTGACCGAGCGTCCGGTCAAAGTCGGCGATTTAATCAGCATCAGCGGCGTTGAGGGCGATATTCGCCGTATCAACGTCCGTGCGACTGAAATCCAGCTCAGCGATCGTTCCACCGTGATTGTGCCCAACTCACAGCTCATTTCGCAAAACGTTCGCAATGCCACCATGGGTAATGCGCAGGGCGTAGTGACAATTGCGCTCACCTTCCCGCTGGATATCGATCCTGAACAAACACGCGCTCTCCTGCTCGACGCCTATCATCAGCATGTTGCCATACAGCCCGCGCCCGCACCGTCGGTGAGCTTCAAGGAGTTAGGGCCCAACGGTATTGTGCTCAGCGTCACGGGCTATGTGGCGAGCCCTCGCGTGGTGAGCGGTACGAAGAGTGATTTATTGTATGAGATTTTGAAAAGGCTAAGAGCGGCGGGCATCAATCTGAGTCAGAGCCAGACGATGGTAATTGAAAGAGCGCCAGCGGCGCTCACAGAAGAGTAA
- a CDS encoding efflux transporter outer membrane subunit yields MVRQRVEIAKAQTERARADDLPIVNFGADVERQKMSAEGVMGPFALDDPAAGTTGPWYTNGTFGLQASYDLDLWGKNRAQVESALGVYKARQAELAESELLVSSAVTQIYWDIQTVKALQDILIEVKAQEAIIADTDRKLYNEGIISSLEQTETETQFTKIDEQIDASRGNLLLLRANLQALIGLKTPLPALKTVPLPDVISTMPQNLSYELLARRPDLQAAHWYIDASLSQVDAAKAAFYPEINLMGFLQNDALHLSDLFRGSAQQMGGIFGLTLPIFDGGRLNANLSIVQSNSNLNIASYNKAVVNAVTDVTKGITQIQTISDQSAHQTEVVAGDQKIWSLTQMRFQAGLISGVNVAKAKLPLLAEQSKLIELHGRWIDADINLTKSLGGGYRAEATPSKS; encoded by the coding sequence GTGGTTCGCCAGCGTGTTGAAATCGCCAAAGCACAGACCGAGCGGGCGCGCGCCGATGATTTACCTATCGTGAATTTCGGCGCCGACGTTGAGCGTCAGAAAATGTCGGCTGAAGGTGTGATGGGGCCTTTTGCCCTTGACGATCCGGCTGCGGGCACCACGGGGCCGTGGTATACCAACGGCACCTTCGGTTTGCAGGCCAGCTACGATCTGGATTTATGGGGGAAAAACCGCGCTCAGGTAGAATCGGCGCTCGGCGTTTACAAAGCACGACAGGCGGAACTGGCCGAAAGTGAACTGCTGGTGTCCTCCGCCGTAACCCAAATCTACTGGGATATTCAAACCGTTAAGGCATTGCAGGACATCCTGATTGAGGTCAAAGCGCAAGAGGCGATCATTGCCGATACGGATCGCAAGCTCTACAACGAAGGCATTATCTCCTCGCTCGAACAAACAGAAACGGAAACGCAGTTCACCAAAATCGATGAGCAAATCGACGCATCGCGCGGCAATCTGCTCTTGTTACGGGCGAACTTACAGGCGCTTATCGGGCTAAAAACGCCGTTACCTGCGCTTAAAACGGTACCGTTACCCGACGTGATAAGCACCATGCCACAAAATTTAAGCTACGAACTGCTGGCTCGTCGCCCCGATTTGCAGGCTGCGCACTGGTATATCGACGCATCACTGAGCCAAGTGGATGCCGCCAAAGCCGCGTTCTATCCGGAAATCAACCTAATGGGATTCTTGCAAAACGATGCGCTGCATCTCAGCGACCTGTTCCGGGGTTCCGCACAGCAAATGGGGGGCATATTCGGTTTAACGCTGCCTATTTTTGATGGCGGACGGCTTAACGCCAATCTCAGCATCGTACAAAGCAACAGCAATCTGAACATTGCCAGCTACAACAAAGCGGTGGTGAATGCCGTTACAGACGTCACGAAAGGGATTACCCAGATACAAACGATTTCAGATCAAAGCGCACATCAAACCGAAGTCGTCGCCGGTGATCAAAAAATCTGGTCACTCACCCAAATGCGTTTTCAAGCAGGCTTAATCAGCGGCGTTAACGTGGCCAAGGCTAAGCTTCCTTTGTTAGCAGAACAATCCAAGCTGATCGAACTACACGGTCGTTGGATCGACGCAGATATCAACCTCACCAAATCTCTCGGCGGCGGGTACAGGGCCGAAGCCACACCGAGCAAATCCTAA
- the amyA gene encoding alpha-amylase has translation MKKTTLFQFFHWYYPDGGKLWPEVADKAEYLSTLGISHVWLPPAYKGASGGYSVGYDSYDLFDLGEFDQKGSVPTKYGDRAGLEHAAQCLQSHGLQVLFDAVLNHKLGADEKERVHVRRVEEHDRNDIDDSAFEALAYTRFVFPGRQGKYSEFVWDYRCFSGVDYIEDPNENGIFKIMNDFGEDGWNDDVDKENGNYDYLMGADIEFRNEAVNEELKFWGRWLLDSVPCDGFRLDAVKHIPAWFYSQWLDHLREHSGRELFTVAEYWSPEVSALQNYLHETENKLMLFDSVLHTKFHHASKSGSDYDLSTLFADTLVAIAPENTVTLVANHDTQPLQSLEAPVEPWFKPLAYALILLREQGVPCVFYPDLFGATYTDKGDDGEDYEIIMPVIPELEKLIEARQRFANGAQHDYFDTPQCVAFVRDGTEEAPGCVVVMTNGDVASKHVQLTEGLAGRRFYDFLGNHADVVTAGDDASAEFPVSAGSVSVWVLEQ, from the coding sequence ATGAAAAAAACCACGCTGTTTCAGTTCTTTCACTGGTATTACCCTGACGGTGGGAAATTATGGCCAGAGGTGGCTGATAAGGCTGAGTATCTCTCTACGCTGGGAATAAGCCACGTCTGGCTTCCTCCGGCGTATAAGGGCGCCAGCGGCGGCTACTCGGTGGGGTATGATTCTTACGATCTCTTCGATCTTGGTGAATTCGACCAGAAAGGGAGCGTGCCAACCAAATACGGTGATAGAGCGGGATTAGAGCATGCGGCGCAGTGTTTGCAATCGCACGGGCTACAGGTGCTGTTTGATGCCGTGCTAAACCACAAATTGGGTGCGGATGAGAAAGAGCGCGTGCACGTGCGCCGCGTTGAAGAACACGACCGCAATGATATCGACGATAGCGCTTTTGAAGCATTAGCCTATACCCGTTTCGTATTTCCCGGGCGGCAGGGAAAATACTCTGAGTTTGTTTGGGATTATCGCTGCTTTAGCGGCGTTGACTATATTGAAGATCCGAATGAAAACGGCATTTTTAAAATCATGAACGATTTCGGCGAAGATGGCTGGAACGATGATGTTGATAAAGAAAATGGTAATTATGATTATCTGATGGGCGCCGATATTGAATTTCGTAATGAGGCCGTTAACGAGGAATTAAAATTCTGGGGGCGTTGGTTATTGGATTCTGTGCCCTGCGATGGATTTCGTTTAGATGCGGTGAAGCATATTCCCGCGTGGTTTTATTCCCAATGGCTAGATCATCTGCGTGAGCATTCTGGCCGTGAGTTGTTTACCGTGGCGGAATATTGGTCGCCGGAGGTTTCAGCGTTGCAGAACTATCTGCATGAAACAGAAAACAAACTGATGCTGTTTGATTCCGTGCTGCATACCAAATTTCATCATGCGTCTAAATCGGGCAGTGATTACGATCTTTCTACGCTGTTTGCTGACACGCTGGTGGCAATTGCGCCTGAGAATACGGTCACGCTGGTGGCAAACCATGACACTCAGCCGTTGCAGTCGCTGGAAGCACCGGTGGAACCGTGGTTTAAGCCATTGGCGTATGCGTTAATTCTGCTGCGGGAGCAGGGTGTGCCCTGCGTTTTTTATCCCGACCTGTTTGGTGCCACCTATACCGATAAAGGCGATGACGGAGAGGATTATGAAATTATCATGCCTGTTATCCCTGAGCTTGAAAAACTGATTGAGGCCCGTCAGCGTTTTGCCAACGGCGCGCAGCATGATTATTTCGATACACCGCAGTGCGTGGCCTTTGTGCGTGATGGCACCGAAGAAGCGCCGGGCTGTGTGGTTGTCATGACCAACGGCGATGTGGCGTCTAAGCATGTGCAACTCACTGAGGGTTTGGCGGGGCGTCGCTTCTATGATTTCCTCGGCAACCATGCGGATGTGGTTACCGCAGGCGATGATGCTAGCGCTGAGTTCCCCGTGTCGGCGGGGAGCGTCAGCGTTTGGGTTCTAGAACAGTAA
- a CDS encoding spore coat U domain-containing protein, with protein MRAFFVVVIILLAGVFLSFSASAATTHACTLTKPILINYGTVSSVVVNTTPQSQTFNIQISCPIVLAIAAPGSIIIAYTSATTASNSRAILTSSTTDTIPVQLTCTSQTCTTATEMKVADSKSIPSSTFLGLLANKQYSLPFTLSTVPQSVAAGSYATSITLTVTWNICTAGILVLCNDNDTGSDTLVIPISLNVTNDCATITAPDINFGSAPVAGSFSTQPGIVTLVCTKGATYTVGINDGQNSSGGVRNMSYTNSGTTNLLSYDIYQSTTNNRWGSVGSQRWGSASATTTSTDTMTKTYNYTAKIFPNQNTPPAGTYNDTLVVDVAF; from the coding sequence ATGAGAGCTTTTTTTGTCGTCGTTATTATTCTGCTCGCAGGGGTATTCCTCTCGTTTTCAGCCAGCGCGGCTACCACTCACGCGTGCACACTCACCAAGCCGATCTTGATAAACTATGGGACTGTCAGCTCAGTCGTCGTGAATACTACGCCCCAGTCTCAAACCTTCAATATCCAGATAAGCTGCCCTATCGTTCTTGCCATCGCAGCTCCGGGTTCAATCATCATCGCTTATACCAGTGCCACCACCGCCAGCAACTCACGCGCAATCCTCACCAGCAGCACGACCGATACAATCCCTGTCCAGTTGACATGTACAAGTCAAACCTGCACAACGGCCACAGAAATGAAAGTCGCAGATTCGAAATCTATTCCCAGCTCAACGTTCTTGGGATTACTCGCCAATAAACAATACTCACTGCCATTCACGTTGAGCACCGTTCCTCAATCAGTTGCAGCAGGCTCCTACGCAACCAGTATTACACTCACCGTCACGTGGAATATCTGCACTGCTGGCATATTGGTCCTCTGTAACGATAACGACACCGGTAGTGACACGTTAGTCATCCCTATATCGCTAAACGTAACTAACGACTGCGCGACCATCACCGCGCCAGACATCAACTTTGGCAGCGCGCCGGTGGCGGGTAGCTTTAGCACCCAGCCCGGTATTGTTACGTTGGTTTGTACCAAGGGAGCCACATATACCGTAGGAATTAACGATGGACAAAACTCCAGCGGCGGCGTGCGCAATATGTCCTACACCAACAGTGGAACGACAAATTTACTAAGCTACGATATCTACCAATCAACCACCAATAACCGCTGGGGTTCGGTCGGCAGCCAGCGCTGGGGCAGTGCCTCGGCTACCACCACCAGCACGGATACCATGACCAAAACCTATAATTACACGGCTAAAATATTTCCTAACCAGAACACACCACCAGCAGGCACTTACAACGATACGCTGGTGGTCGACGTGGCTTTTTAA
- a CDS encoding molecular chaperone has translation MSNLHRSTRHLCIILGSTLLGAVATINANAATNMLIWPIDPALGANDNATELWLENKGATAATMQIRVLGWKQVAGEENYRSQQDVVASPPIVNIEAGKKQLIRLIRQSPTPAGQEQAFRILIDEVPPAERSTGSQAGVSLLMRYSLPLFVYGDGINFQRNAAEPVHLNQSQLSWKMTTHNGHPAIEVTNRGTVHARLSKVSINGRMVADGLLGYVLPGSYRTWPLPAGVSRGETLKAEVNSDSKIWQSGPAQ, from the coding sequence ATGAGCAACCTGCATCGCTCCACGCGTCATCTTTGCATTATTCTAGGTAGCACGTTATTAGGCGCCGTCGCGACAATAAATGCCAACGCTGCCACAAATATGCTGATCTGGCCGATCGATCCCGCCTTAGGTGCCAACGATAATGCCACTGAGCTATGGCTAGAAAATAAAGGCGCCACGGCCGCCACGATGCAAATTAGAGTTCTGGGTTGGAAGCAGGTTGCGGGAGAAGAAAACTATCGAAGCCAGCAAGACGTTGTTGCAAGCCCGCCCATTGTTAATATCGAAGCGGGGAAAAAACAGTTAATCAGACTGATCCGCCAATCCCCAACGCCGGCTGGGCAAGAACAAGCGTTCCGTATTCTGATTGATGAAGTTCCCCCTGCCGAACGCTCCACGGGGTCACAGGCAGGCGTGTCGCTTTTAATGCGCTATTCGCTGCCTTTATTTGTATATGGCGACGGCATTAATTTCCAGCGCAATGCGGCAGAGCCGGTACACCTTAATCAAAGCCAGCTTAGCTGGAAAATGACGACGCATAACGGTCATCCAGCCATTGAAGTCACTAACCGCGGTACGGTTCACGCGCGTCTAAGCAAAGTATCGATTAACGGCAGAATGGTAGCCGATGGACTATTAGGTTACGTCCTCCCCGGCTCCTATCGAACATGGCCATTACCGGCCGGAGTCTCTCGTGGTGAAACCCTAAAGGCCGAGGTAAATAGCGACAGCAAGATCTGGCAGTCTGGTCCGGCGCAATAG
- a CDS encoding spore coat U domain-containing protein — protein MALQPLLAVVLLWGLTLESANAIITAQFKAQATITAGCAVLGTGSLFGTLSFGTYPGTGTGGVNGTFVQNTSLTLACTPGVTLNMAINGGSNFTTVRNVMQSGNSLQLPYRIYTDAAHTNEIIVNQNVPLNISSSNNNIILPIYGVLQLNGFSPSGSYTDTLTVTLTW, from the coding sequence ATAGCGCTTCAGCCGCTTTTAGCGGTGGTTTTGCTGTGGGGGCTCACTTTGGAGAGCGCCAACGCCATCATCACTGCGCAGTTTAAAGCACAGGCTACCATCACGGCGGGGTGCGCCGTTTTGGGAACGGGGAGCTTATTTGGCACGCTAAGTTTTGGTACCTACCCTGGTACGGGTACCGGCGGTGTTAACGGTACTTTTGTCCAAAATACCTCGCTAACGCTGGCATGTACTCCCGGCGTAACGCTAAATATGGCGATTAATGGGGGCTCTAATTTCACAACGGTGCGCAATGTGATGCAGAGCGGAAATAGCTTGCAACTACCCTATCGTATTTATACCGATGCGGCGCACACCAATGAAATCATCGTGAATCAAAACGTTCCGCTCAATATATCCAGTTCCAATAACAACATTATTTTGCCGATTTACGGCGTATTACAACTTAACGGCTTTAGCCCTTCAGGGAGCTACACCGATACATTAACGGTGACGCTCACTTGGTAA
- a CDS encoding spore coat protein U domain-containing protein: MKLRFIFAIAAGAGLFATPAMAVTTTGTVAVTLTLTNGCLVNGSPAQTGVNFGSLNFGTSVATFDTLSATFSGGGTGGNTFNVQCTAGASYTVALTSSLNAAPTTVYGTVGTPGRYLISPTATTQGIAYSVYGTSAMTTALANGATLTAVSTSGNTSSYALWGKIVGVADNTNVLAGAYADTLNITITY, encoded by the coding sequence ATGAAGCTACGGTTTATTTTCGCAATTGCAGCTGGCGCTGGGCTGTTTGCCACACCGGCTATGGCAGTTACCACAACGGGTACCGTTGCCGTAACGTTAACACTCACCAACGGCTGTTTGGTTAACGGCTCACCTGCACAGACAGGTGTTAACTTCGGCTCTTTGAACTTTGGCACATCCGTCGCCACCTTTGACACCTTGTCGGCCACATTTTCCGGCGGAGGCACCGGCGGCAATACATTTAACGTGCAATGTACGGCAGGCGCCAGCTATACCGTCGCACTCACCAGCAGCCTTAACGCAGCCCCTACCACGGTTTATGGCACCGTAGGAACACCGGGACGTTATTTGATCAGCCCAACCGCCACCACGCAAGGTATTGCCTACAGCGTTTATGGCACATCAGCCATGACCACGGCGCTAGCCAACGGTGCCACATTAACCGCGGTAAGCACCAGTGGAAACACCAGCAGCTATGCCCTATGGGGGAAAATCGTTGGCGTCGCAGACAACACCAACGTATTAGCCGGTGCTTATGCCGACACTTTAAACATTACCATTACTTATTAA